The Oryza brachyantha chromosome 7, ObraRS2, whole genome shotgun sequence genomic interval TATGGCACAAATTACGTGTACTAGTTGTGAAAGCATGTATTGactatttatttctaaagaGTAAAGTGCATGATTAGTCTCTAACTGTTTATCTGTCTTACATAGGCCCATATAGTATTGACTATCCACGGTTTTCGCTTGAACCGCGCGGTTTTGACTACTTACTGTGTATTTTTGACTGAGAAACTATGATACCCatgtaataatttaaatttaaaaatttcaaattcaaattggtGCCGATTTCCGCTGTTTCCACGGTTACCGCATTATAACCGCGCCTCTGCCGGGGGGCGGTAGGAGGCCCTTCGATGCTTTGGGCGACCGTGAGCATGGTCTCTTCGGTTGTTTTCTTCCTGGCAATCTTCTTGTGGCTAAGGCAACTATCCAAACAAGCAACAAACACATTGGTTGGTGGGACTGCTCTTGGTACAAGATTCTGTGAAGTAATTGTGAATTATGTGATTAAAAGGTGCAATCATAAGCTTATTTTGGGAGATAATATAATGGCATTAAAATATCCCCGATTATTCTCTTATGCCAGTCATAAGCTTGACTCAATTTCAATGTTTCTTGCTCGGTTGCCTAAAGAACAGTTTATTTTGCCGTTGTCATTTCAGGCTTTTGCTGAATATCAACAGCTACAACAAGACATTCAAAGTTTACACTTGTCTGAAGGAAATGATGGCTGGTCATACATATGGAAGTCGGACAAATACTCCTCACAAAAATTCTACAAGATCAATTTTCTCCCAATAATTCCTCCTCCTACACTGAAATGGATATGGGAAAGCAGACTAAATATGAAGATAAAGGTTTTTGGATGGTTATTCTTCATGGATAGATTGAACACAAAGGATTTACTAGACAGGAAAAAGATGATCCCACCGACAGGTAATGCCTTTTGTCTCAGCTGCCAGTCCTCCGTTCGGGAAACAAGAGAACACATGTTCTTCTCCTGTGGTTTTAGTATGAGCTGTTGGCAAACCCTTGGTTGGACATGGCCAATCAATACGGATTTTCATCAAATGATTCAAATCAAGAGAAATTCCTTTCCTCCGCACTGCTTCATGGAACTTTTGCTACTAGCAGCCTGGAATATTTGGAAGGAGAGAAATGGGTTGATCTTCCAGAACATTAGTCCTCTCCAGTCATGGAGAGCAAACTTGAAAATAGATCTTAGTCTACATTTAATTAGGCTAAAGGATACACATCATACATTTGTACGATCATGGATTGATGCTTTGTAAacctttttgttcttttcttttaatataataGGCCTCCCTCGCTGccttttgataaaaaaagatgCAGTATTACCTCGCCCATATGGACGCATAAAAATTATGCGAGATGCTTATGGACAATCAATTGCTTGGGCACGCACTCATGTAATGTTTAGGATTGATTGTTCTAATTGTTACAAGCAGTGATTTCGCTCTGGTACTTACCGGTGTTATCTTTTTATAGATTAAGTATGATGAGAATGCAAGAGGGCGAATGAGGAATAATATCTTCTCTTgtgtaaaaaaaacactttgaTAGTGTCAAGTATGCTTTTAATTTGGAACATATTATTTAGAGAGTGGTTTCCTTTTAGtttctatatatttctttaaaattaactttatgtGTTAACTTTAGTGactgcttatattttggtgaAATTGACGTTCTCTCTCTGTTACATAGTTACAATATGTCAATTAGTATTATTACATTTTGTTCATAGGATTTAGATTGACAACAACATAGATTTTCTAATGACAagtcaaaattatatttggtgATCTAGCTATAGAAATGACTACTACACAGTACATTCAGTTGTGGTAGTATTTACCTtgactatatatattcatgtttattttttacatatgcTACAagtatgatgtttttttaaaagaagtcATAAATGTAGCAAAAATCTACTTATATTATTTGCCCTTGCAATTAAGACTTGCATGTGCAACCATGTGGCTTACTGTCTAATTTTCCCAGGTGGTGGCAATTGATGTAAAGGCCACTAAATGAAGACAAGATGATGGATGTGCAAACTCACATGAAGTGCATTCCATACCTTTTCAATATCTAGCAGTAGCATGTGGTCTATTTTTTGTACTTTTGAATTGTGCTAATCAGATTACACAAAGACATGAAGTGAAATATTCTGGCAACTGTTGTCATGTACATGTTTTGGATTTGGGTAGGATGGAGATATGAGGGTGTTAGCTTCATCACTTTTGGTTGTGTCCTTGATGTATTCTGTAAAATTTGAGAACAACACGGTTATTCTTTTGTGAGGTTGAATCTAACTATTATAGAAGTTGTGGACCTTTTCATTAATTAGTTTGCACGATGATGTTGATTCACCATTGCCATTTTGATTGATTTATTCTCACTAGTGAAATATTTGTGCCTTGTTAAAGGTGAACTAAGTAAAAGTCAATACAAAATTATGCTAAGCTAAAAGCAACAGACCAGTACTACTAATGTGCATGTTGTTCTGGCTGTCTGGGAACTATTCTTTGAAACAAACTGCCGATGAAGCAAAAACAGAGGTATGCAATCCGCCCAGAAATGAAAAACTATCATTAAACATTGAACTGCCGGTAATAATCTCATATGCTAGGGAGAAAAAGAATTACCAACAGAAATCCGcccgtaaaaaatatatctgcTGGTAAAAACTATTCCTGACTGCTGGATTCTTTGCAGACGCTGGTGGCAAGCTGACTGTTAACCAGACAGTTTGACGCTAATAGATATTTATAGCGACATACGAAGTACTTCCATATGTAGGTCATGGGGTAGTGATCGaaagataaaaacattttCTGAGTTTCAACTTACTTAATGGTAGAagcaatgaaattaactactataacgTTAAACACGTAATTTTATAAAGTCAATgacaccaaataaaaaaaagttgaggtCGTGTATCCGATACGTAGATTTGCCACTGAAATCCTCACGTGAGTtcacagaaaaaagaaatagagagaACCCTTGTGTCCTGCTATCGTGTTGCATGAGCTTGGCGCACTATGGTCAaatctaaatcaaaattttaacatgtGATTTAGGCGAAGAAAATGCCATTTTAAATTGGACATAATGTAAACCTGGCCATCTTAAGTATTCAATCCACTAACCTTCCTTTTGTTCAAAATcaatcaacttaaaaaattaatattacaaGTGAAATGGATTATTGCTGTAAAACATACAATctctatctcaaaatataagtcatattttattttgttaggacAAGAGTTTAATTAACCATTAatctattaaattataattatgacCTAAAGATTGATACTATTGTATTCGACAGTaatttcttataattatacttttatgtaatataagtGATACattaatagattaatcttTGGTTAAATACTCATcttaagataataaaataagccttatatttttgaaatagaaAAAGTAATGCACAGAGAtatcattatttattattatttttgatattatAGATATCTTTAACTAAGGAATGAATGACATGGCCGTGGATAGTACCTTACCAACCGACAATACAATTGAaacaacacacacaaaaagaaataatagtACCAACTCCACACTTTTTGGGCCATGATCCCTCTCAAAACACCAAATGTGTCCTGGACTCACGTTTTATTTCCTTACCTTCCAATGGAAACGCAGTGCTAGATAATGTCGCAAAataggtaattaattaattaattactgggATACTATTGATTTGGCTTGAGGCCGCTTGCGACACGGAGCAGCACCGTCTCGACGGTGACCCCCGGCCCGAACGCCATGAGCGCGCCCCAGTCGGCTCCCTCCGCGCCGTCCGCCTCGAACCGGCGGCGCAGCTCGTTGAGCACGAAGATCACCGTGGTGCCGCTCATGTTGCCGAACTCGCTGAGCACCTGCCGgctcgccgccatggcgccgTTCTCCAGCCCGAGCGCCTCCTCGATGAGGTCGAGGATCCTGCGGCCGCCCGGGTGGACGGCCCAGAAGAGGTCCTTCCACttggcggcgacgccgacggagTCAAAGGCGTGGGCGAGGCAACGCTCGACGTTGCCGGCGAGCATCTCCGGGACGCCGCTGGCGATGTGGTAGTCCATGCCGCCCTTCATGTACTGCATGGTGATGGCGCCCTCGCTGTCCGGGATGGTGGTCTGCGAGGCGAACGCCATCTCGAACAGCGGGCGCTCCACGGCGTCGACCGGGTCGGCGCCGACGATGACCGCGCCGGAGCCGTCGCCGAACAGCGCCTGCCCGACGATGATGTCGTTGCACCCCACCTCGGGTCCGTAGAACGCGATGAGCGTCGACTCGGCGCAGGCGACGagcacgcgcgcgccgcggtTGTTCTCGGCGAGCTCCTTGGCGAGCTGGAgcgccctgccgccgccgtagcaGCCGTGCAGGCTAAGGACGGTGCGGCTCACCGTGGGGCGGAGGCCGAGGAGCGACGCCAGCAGGCGGTCGCCGCTGGGCGCCTTGACGCCAGAGTAGGTGCTGAAGATGAGGTGGGTGATGTCGGTGGCCGGGCGCCCCCACTCGGCGATGGCCTTCGCCGAGGCGGCCACGGCGAGCTCCGTCACGTTCTTGGAAGCGATCTCTACCCTTGCGTCCAGCGACGGCAGGTGGCGGTCGGCGAACTCCGGGTGAGCCTCCATGAGTTCGTCGCTCACGTACATAAACCTCTTTTCGATGCCTGACTTGTTACCTGCAAACCATACGTCCATGCATTacacttttgctatttatcaaacgtttgattttttattctgTTATTATACAGGCGCGCAATACATGGGTGCTGAGGAGAGAGcgtgtataaattttttgacttACGTAAACACCATCAAATTATCGTCCAACAACAGTAACTAGATTTAGTTGatgtaattaaaattttctaacattTCATCCTAGGCGGAGCCCATACATTATATTAGCATACATGAAATACACTAATCCAATTTGCTCATACACTTAGCTGGAGCCTTAATTACACTTTACACACGCAAAATATATTACAGATTTAATTCGGCATCATGTTTATACATACACTTCCTATTTGAATCGGGTGAAAAATAAGTTTCGGTTTGCAGTGCACCATCACGAAAGCACATAATTTGGATCAACTCGTTTAATTTTTCGTGTTAATGGGCATGGTTCCCCGGCCGGGTCACTGTGCTAAACTGCTAATACATgaggggtttttttttaccatcttgaaaaatatctttacATACCACAAATTTTAGTAGAAGTTCTGATACCTTAAAATAGTTCTGATACCTTGAAATAGgtactaaacttttatacTTGACAATGGTACATCGAAGTATtctttaaggatgataaaggATCTGTTTGGGAGAgatttagattctgagaagcaactgcttggtagccagcttctgagaatctagaaaagctcaACCCAGATTCTCCAGCTTTTGAATtagattcttagaagctaTGGACTATTTGGGGTAGCTTCTGACAGAAACAACTTTtgggaaaagctgcagctaggAGAAACTCCCCATACAGGCCCCAAAAAATCTCTACATGGGCCATGACTATCAAGATACGGTTAAACTTAATGCTATAAATGgaagtgtgtgtatatatatatatgtataagggcttttttatcattcttgaaaaatatcttaaggtaccaataattttagtataaattattgGTATCTCaaattaccacactttttacactaaaatggTGGTAtcttaagttattttttccaGGATAGTAGAAAAGCTCTATGTTATAATGTGTAACCTAAAGCTTTAGTTAACACCTCGACCAAATGCAAAGAGAAACTAAAAACTTTTCAACCTGGTATActctactatatattttaaggtgaaaataaaagaaaggaaaaacaaattgtttaaaaatgcTAGAAATGACACACATATACAATGTGCATGGCTAGTTGGCTTACAGATTCTGCTGAGCTTGTCCTTGAGCTCCGGGAGGTGGTCGCTGTTGGTGATGCGGAAGTAGAAGTCGGCGTACTCATCCTGCGTCACGCACTTCTCCGGGTTCGCCGTGCCGATggccagcacggcggcggggccatCGGCACGCTGTGCGCGCCGGATCTCGCGGGtgctgctgccggcggcggcggtggccggaacTGGTGCCATGGACGTCTTCCTGTGAATCTGTGATGCTGGCAAAACTAACTAGCTAGCAATGCAAGCGATCGCTGCACAAATACGAGGGAGATCGATCAATGGCTGCGTGATTTGGGAAGCTGATCCTTGGGATCTATTTATACAAATCTTGGATCGATCAGTACGTAGATGGGGGCGGTGCCAGTGTGTGTTTAGTTGAATCACGTGGTGGTTCAATTCAGCATGGAGAATCAACGGAATGATCATATACCGTGGGAGGGAATAGGTGATTACCGGGGCTGATGCGCAGCTGGGCCATGACTGATGATTAGTCTGGTCGTGTCGTGTGTGCGTAATCGCTATTTTAATCACCTTGAACCAATTAGGAAGTAAAAAAAGTAGTTCTAGTCCCTCTTTCTTATGACCGTCTGAACGACCTTTTGGAAGTACTGTACGTGTTGACGAGATTGATAAGGAGGTTGTTTACTCACGGcgtactttttttatttgatgtcattATTTGTTGGGGCTACGTTTAACTACGtgtcttatttatttaaaaattttatataattacttttgttatgatttgatttattactaaatactatttaagaataatttataatattacatATTCGAAAAAAAGAGCGGTCAAACCAAAAGTCTAATGCCatcgataaaaaataaagggaaTAGCATATAAATTAATACGCAGAAAGTCAAGTTTTCAGCTAGAAATATTGACTAGCTCTATCAGTTTTCTTCTCCTAACCATGTCTTTTTAGGGCATGGGgaatgtttatttattttaaaacttgagaaaactttataattttgcgGTGAAGATCAATCAGAAATCAACACACTAACTCAcaataaaagaataaattgaTCATTCATCCTATAAACAACAAGCTCGATCCTATACATCctcccagaaaaaaaaactatatatataggaggGAGTTGAGCACTCAAAAGTATATTCTTCTTATTCATTCAGAGTATAGGAGggatagtttatatatatatatatatatatatatatatatatatatatatatatatatatatatatatataatcactATACAACACTTTGAGCGGTACGTAATAAACATCGTGTGACACACCATAACCAAAGCACACCCCACACCATCCACCAACAGAGCAACCACCCCACATTTGCATGttgcatttaaattttaactttcgAATTACTTACGGGGGTGCCCCCGAATAAAGAGAGTAAAGCTTTGACTCCTTTCAGTTAAATTACTGAAACACAAATACAAGCCACCGAACgcgagttaatttttaactcaagaACACGTTGCACACGtattgagttattttttatctgaCACGTCCACCAGCAAGCAGACACATCACGTTGTTATACTATGCGGTTAAATTTTAATGCTGCAAACCTTCATGGGGACTAAAAGCTGCGGGGGTCATTAGTTAATATTTAACTCCTCAACCCATTAGCACACACATTCCTTTCACATTGTtatcagttaaattttaactctatTTTGTATCTATTTTGTATCGTAGTAAACATCCCCacgtatatataagttatttttttaacttaaacCTCACATCTATCAGTTATCTTTTAACTCCACTAGCTCTTgttgggggtggtggtggtgggaggggAGTGTGCTGACAATGAGATTGGTTGGTTGATCGCTGTGTGACGCGCTACGTTGGTTCGTAGCACCGCAGTGTATTTGTGACGCGCTATGTAGCGCCAATGTGTGTGctcgtgtgtgtgtatatatatatatatatgtagcgCCAATGTGTGTATATAATATTGCACAAGACCCAATTTACTAGTTAAGGCTATTATAGCGAaacatgacatatttgtaactTCAGGTAGCTTCCTCTATCACAATGTTACACGTTAGAAATTCCTTGACCACAAAATGCCACTTAATTTGACCACcggtatattatatatataatattattaagaCTGTTTGGATAGACGACACCAAGTTCATTCCAAGAACTTAAAAAagagagtaaaaaaattacactgTTAGATCATGAAGGgtctatatatttatcacaTATCCATTACATATATTCTAGGTAATATATATCTTTGGTCCAAAGATCAAAAGATGTATGGTTTTATGGCATAAATTACGTGTACTAGTTGTGAAAGCATGTATTGAACGGGTTATTAATATTGATTTCTAAAGAGTAAAGTGCATGATTGGTCTCtaactttatttatctgtCTTGCCCCCATGGTACAAAAATACAGATCCAAGTCACAGCACTTGTTAAAGTGTGACTTTCCGATCTGAAATTGCAATGAAAATGTCATGCTATACAGAAGCTAACATGGAACCATCTTCTAACCCTAGACTAATTGACATTTGGAGCCCACTTAGGaaattatgtttttgtttttttttcttcttttctttccttcccttcccctcccctcatcttcttcctttctttccatactcttttgtttttttccttttatcttcTTTGGTGGCAATTGTTGCTGTTGAGCTATGTGGCTGGGAGGCCGAGGTCGGAGTGTTGGTGGTGTGTCACAGTGCCTCTTGCTGAGCATGTCCCTGGTTGTAGCCACCGAGCAATCCCTGATTGATCCCAACCAGTGAGCTCACCTGTCCTTGCAGGGTCGACACTGCTGAGCTCTCCTTGAAGTACATGGCATTGCGAAATAATAGAATATAAAAAGgaacaaagaaagaagaaaaacgaaatggcagaggaaaaaaatagaaaaatgaaactcTATGAGGTGGCAGGCACGTTAGTGCCACATGTGTTTCTAGAGGGGTTGGGACAATTTCTGACCGAAATTGCACTAAGTTATGGCACATGGATCTACATTTTCGGAGGACGAGGATCGAGATAACACATATGGATAACTTTAGCAATCGATGCTTTACTCATTTATCAATATCAAAATTGTAATCATGTATTGTATATAgtgctttttttaattataccagtttataaattttaatttcgcaattaaattgaaaataatgaatttagattctAAGATGAATACAAGTTCATTTATAAAAAGATGCATGCGCAATAAAATAgcttaaggaaaaaaacagcTTAGCTGACATATTATCCCAAGTATAAGTTATGGATGTTTGGCAATCCAGTACAACACAAAAGCAATGACATAAATAATGAAGCATCACCCGTGCATTCACACAATTAATCAAGCATCAACATATTAATGgaaaattataatgaaaaatagatttaggAGACCGCGACATTATTACCAATGACAAGAATTATTAAACCGGAGGTAGTAAACTGTTTGATTATCTTTAACAAAATGATAGAAATATTACTACCGATATTTGAAGGGACGTCAATCTGTTTGTCCCCTGAATCTGGATAACTGCTTGCATACATTTAATCCACCCTAAAATTggctagtatatatatggctACCTCGGCTGAAGCTCTGAAATCGTCACCTCGTTCTCTGAAACCGGGTTAGTGGGCAACTGGTTCTTCTCTGAACCGCGGGCACCGAACAATGGGCGTCCACCGGCAGCATCCACGGCGACGCTGCCGGAGCCGAAGAAGAACGCTGGCTTGGAAGGTGTCTGTAGCGAAGTGGAATTGCTGCCCAGCATTACTACCACAGCTGAAACGTCCGGCCTGTCGGTTGGATTCTCCTGAACACACGGCAACCCGATCTGCAGGCAGCTGAAGGCCCTCGTTTCCAGGGTACCGGCCACCCAGCGAAGCGTCCACTGCTTCAGCTATGGATCGTGTCCTCCACTTCTCCCATACCTGCACAATGGAGCTCGTTGTTCATACATACGCTTTTCTCTGAAGATAGAAGTGTACGGCCTCAACTTGCACTTACATAGCTTAGTAGAGACGTGGAGTGATCTGTGCTTTCGTAAGTATGATGATCTGAGTTGGTGGAAGCACAAATGCCATTGTTTCTTCTCCCGGTCACCATCTCAAGAACAATCACACCAAAGCTGAACATGTCTGACTTGGTGGAGACATGCCCGCAGTAGGCATACTACGGCGACATATACCCACTGCATAGAACACTCCAATGTCATCAGCGAAAATAAGCAACTTGTCTTTTCATATCGACAATGTAAGGACTATGTTTAAATCGTTCATTCGTAAGGATGCATCATATATAAGAGGTAGAGTTTAGTGAAGAAGGGTCTCATAATACATCTAATCTACTTACAGGGTTCCAACAGGGCGTCTTGTAATATCCTTGGATTGATCTCCAACAAAAGCCCTTGCAAGGCCAAAATCGGATATCTTGGGGTTCATATCTTCATCTAACAGGACATTGCTGGGCTTTAGATCCCTATGTATGATCTTCTGGCTAGACTCTTCATGCAGATATAGAAGGCCTCGAGCAATTCCACAAATGATCATAAACCTTGTCCTCCAATCAAGTAGTTGTGGCTTTTCGGGATCTGCCGATTAAATACACCGACTTTTGATTCATGACGGATTagggagaggggggagggagTCTATGGGTGCcatttttaaagaattttGCTTTCATCATTTCTTTTGTAGCTCGAGTTACTGGTACCTCGCagtatcaaatcgtttcttaccattagatctagctaggTAGAATGTGCACCGTTAGGtctaacgatcagaaacgatttgataccgtGAGGTattagtacctcgagataaaaaaaaaggatgtgagtaaaactcattttttaatggtttagtttgttaagAGCAGCACGagataatagaaaaatagttgGAGGGATTAATTACCAAAAAGGATGGTATCTAGGCTTCTGTTAGGCATGTATTCATACACGAGTAGCTTTTCTTCCTGCAAGCAAACACCTAGTAAGCGCACCAAATTTCTGTGCTTGAGCTTGGCAGCTAGCAcgagttcatttttcagttcgTGGAACCCCTGTGAGGAGGTCGCTGAAAGCCTTTTCACTGCAATTTCTTCCCCGTCCAATAGTGTGCcctgcaaaaaataaattgcttTGTTCTTAATTAGCTGTAGGGATATATATGATGGGCATCGAAATTAAGTTCCTAACCTAGCTAGAGTAGTAGGGCGGCCTGCGTACGACCATCCCCACTTAGGTCTTGTTCAGTTAGTTGGGATTTAATCCCCCAGAGGAATCTATCCCGGAGTGAATTAGGTGAACCCCTCCCGTATCACCTAATCCATGTGGGGTTTGAATTCTAACTTTCTCATAATctctttcataaaaatatccgTTCGTTTTTGCACAGATTTATAGAAAGTAACAAGTTGGAATTTTATACATTATCACACAAGATGACGGGATTTTTTCATAACACCGATGAAGAGTATTAATTCCTCTCCCAAGACAATAGATTAATTCCTCTCCCAAggcaatatatataacataatagtaatatatataacataataGTAATAGCGCTCCGGTAACTTTTACCAACACATTTATGTGGAATGTAGTAATTCTAAGTTGCACATGAATTAATTGCGGATTCAATATCATGTCATACATATTCTAAAGGAGAAATGTCTGtcaattttatttcatattttatcaaaaataaaatagagtaGCTAGACGGCAGTACCAATTAGGACCTCCAAGAACGAACGATGCATTGCTGTCTATTGCATCGtctcaaatatttttagtggTTCTATTAGTTTATATGGTTTCTGGTGCATTTCTAATATATTAGCACTAATAATAA includes:
- the LOC102703882 gene encoding bisdemethoxycurcumin synthase-like yields the protein MAPVPATAAAGSSTREIRRAQRADGPAAVLAIGTANPEKCVTQDEYADFYFRITNSDHLPELKDKLSRICNKSGIEKRFMYVSDELMEAHPEFADRHLPSLDARVEIASKNVTELAVAASAKAIAEWGRPATDITHLIFSTYSGVKAPSGDRLLASLLGLRPTVSRTVLSLHGCYGGGRALQLAKELAENNRGARVLVACAESTLIAFYGPEVGCNDIIVGQALFGDGSGAVIVGADPVDAVERPLFEMAFASQTTIPDSEGAITMQYMKGGMDYHIASGVPEMLAGNVERCLAHAFDSVGVAAKWKDLFWAVHPGGRRILDLIEEALGLENGAMAASRQVLSEFGNMSGTTVIFVLNELRRRFEADGAEGADWGALMAFGPGVTVETVLLRVASGLKPNQ